The following coding sequences lie in one Salarias fasciatus chromosome 7 unlocalized genomic scaffold, fSalaFa1.1 super_scaffold_4, whole genome shotgun sequence genomic window:
- the LOC115382766 gene encoding ER degradation-enhancing alpha-mannosidase-like protein 3, giving the protein MDPPSGVGMMLKSLVMISVFGWAACQESQTMTKEEKTVIRHQIVEMFDHAYGSYMKYAYPADELMPLSCRGRVRGQEPNRGDIDDSLGKFSLTLIDTLDTLVVLNKLDEFEDAVRKAVQDVRLDNDVVVSVFETNIRVLGGLLGGHVMADLLRQRGERMQWYRDELLHMAKELGHRLLPAFNTTSGLPYPKVNLRYGVLNPLSRTGTESDTCTACAGTMILEFAALSRLSGNSVFEEHARKALDVLWERRQRGSDLVGTVINIHNGEWVRRDSGVGAGIDSYYEYLMKAYILLGDSVFLDRFNIHYSAIMKYISQPPLLLNVHMHNPTVSVRSWMDSLLAFFPGLQVLRGDLKPAIETHEMLYQVTKQHKFLPEAFTTEFRVHWGQHLLRPEFAESTYYLYKATGDPYYLRVGQSIVEKLNAYARVPCGFAAVQDVRTGTHEDRMDSFFLAEMFKYLYLLFSEKSQLPIDIDDYIFTTEAHLLPVSLSTTQPACQGNTTEVFPVPQEEDLFTHSCPSTETLFPNNPSFAKTIRDGYKYLTGVGRAFHPLPIREIELPLHDNGMEPVEFLKSMGISLTPLREVTGGVDGSHREHKGVYRVKLVAEVSQAPEEEVVVPHAVQLISPPFLGRTVLTAGPAKFGMDLTKQEHGVKGSIVKASPYTACGPIDNAVELKGRIALALRGDCMFAAKARWLQGAGAIGVIFIDHREGSNSDETPLFQMVGDGDPTEDLTLPLVFLFSREGAVLTAALEEHHNVDVLMLPKERQLGQDKSEKSISMNIKLRLAEEGELEDGAARVPTLEFVLENDEVLLKEEVEELEPVEIKHLPPGYRLCTETAEIDRTEAEDPSQTENSNTGSDEDP; this is encoded by the exons ATGGACCCCCCCTCTGGAGTAGGGATGATGCTGAAGTCACTCGTGATGATCAGCGTTTTTGGCTGGGCGGCATGTCAGGAGAGTCAGACCATGACTAAAGAGGAGAAGACTGTCATCAG GCACCAGATTGTTGAAATGTTTGATCATGCTTATGGCAGTTACATG AAATATGCCTACCCGGCAGATGAGCTGATGCCTCTAAGCTGCAGAGGCAGAGTCCGTGGTCAGGAGCCCAACCGAGGGGACATAGACGACTCCCTGGGGAA gttttctctcaCTCTGATTGACACCCTCGATACCCTGGTG GTGTTGAACAAACTCGATGAGTTTGAGGATGCCGTGCGGAAGGCTGTGCAGGATGTTCGGCTCGACAATGATGTTGTGGTGTCGGTATTTGAGACAAACATTCGAGTCTTGGG TGGGCTCCTGGGTGGCCATGTGATGGCCGACCTCCTGCGGCAGCGTGGAGAGAGGATGCAGTGGTATCGTGACGAACTCCTACACATGGCCAAAGAGCTGGGCCATCGGCTGCTGCCTGCTTTTAACACCACAAGTGGCCTTCCATACCcaaag GTGAACCTGCGCTATGGCGTTCTTAACCCTCTCTCACGCACAGGCACAGAATCGGACACGTGCACAGCGTGCGCAGGAACAATGATCCTGGAGTTTGCTGCCCTCAGCAGACTGTCAGGAAATTCTGTGTTTGAG GAGCATGCCAGGAAGGCTCTGGATGTCCTCtgggagaggagacagagagggagtgaTTTGGTGGGGACTGTTATCAACATCCACAATGGGGAGTGGGTCCGGAGGG ATAGTGGAGTTGGTGCTGGTATCGACTCGTACTATGAATATCTGATGAAGGCCTACATTCTTCTTGGGGACAGTGTTTTTCTGGACAGGTTCAACATT CACTACAGCGCGATTATGAAGTACATCAGTCAGCCGCCCCTGCTCCTCAACGTGCACATGCACAACCCCACTGTGAGCGTGCGGAGCTGGATGGATTCACTCCTGGCGTTTTTCCCTGGCTTACAG GTTCTGAGAGGAGACCTGAAACCAGCCATAGAAACACATGAGATGCTTTACCAAGTCACCAAACAGCACAAGTTTCTTCCAGAG GCATTCACCAcagagttcagagttcattGGGGCCAACACCTCCTGAGACCAGAGTTCGCGGAGAGCACCTACTACCTCTATAAG GCCACTGGCGACCCGTACTACCTCAGAGTGGGACAATCCATCGTGGAGAAGCTCAACGCCTACGCCAGGGTGCCTTGTGGgtttgctgctgtgcaggatgTTCGCACGGGGACGCACGAAGACCG GATGGACTCCTTCTTCCTGGCAGAGATGTTTAAATATCTGTACCTGCTGTTCTCGGAGAAGAGCCAGCTGCCCATTGATATAGACGACTACATCTTCACCACCGAGGCTCACCTCCTGCCCGTCTCTCTGTCCACCACTCAGCCAGCCTGTCAGGGGAATACTACA GAGGTGTTTCCTGTTCCTCAAGAGGAAGATCTGTTCACACACTCTTGTCCCAGCACTGAGACACTTTTCCCAAACAACCCTTCCTTTGCCAAAACCATTCGGGACGGCTACAAGTATCTGACTGGCGTGGGACGAGCCTTCCACCCTCTGCCTATCAG GGAAATTGAGCTGCCGCTCCATGATAACGGCATGGAGCCGGTGGAGTTCCTGAAGAGCATGGGCATTTCCCTCACTCCGCTCAGAGAGGTCACGGGAGGAGTCGACGGAAGTCATCGG GAGCATAAAGGCGTGTACCGAGTGAAGCTGGTTGCGGAGGTCAGCCAGGcaccggaggaggaggtggtggtgccTCATGCCGTTCAGCTCATATCGCCCCCCTTCCTGGGCAGGACCGTCCTCACAGCCGGACCTGCCAAGTTCGGCATGGACCTGACCAAGCAGGAGCACGGG GTGAAGGGCAGCATCGTGAAAGCTTCCCCCTACACTGCATGCGGACCAATAGATAATGCAGTGGAGCTCAAAGGCCGTATCGCTCTGGCTCTGCGTGGCGACTGCATGTTTGCTGCAAAGGCCCGCTGGCTGCAGGGTGCCGGGGCCATCGGAGTCATCTTTATAG ACCACCGCGAGGGAAGCAACAGCGATGAGACTCCCCTCTTCCAGATGGTCGGTGACGGAGACCCGACTGAGGACCTCACTCTGCCTCTGGTCTTCCTGTTCAGCCGCGAGGGCGCCGTGCTGAcggctgctctggaggaacatCACAACGTGGACGTGCTGATGCTGCCGAAGGAGAGGCAGCTCGGCCAAG ATAAATCAGAAAAATCCATCAGCATGAACATAAAGCTGCGCctggcggaggagggggagctggaggacggCGCAGCTCGAGTCCCCACCCTGGAGTTTGTTTTGGAGAACGATGAGGTGCTTCTCAAAGAAGAAGTGGAGGAATTAGAACCCGTGGAGATCAAACATTTGCCGCCGGGTTATAGGCTCTgcacagaaacggcagaaatcGACAGAACTGAAGCAGAAGATCCTTCCCAAACGGAGAATTCAAACACTGGATCAGACGAAGACCCTTGA